A single Panthera tigris isolate Pti1 chromosome A3, P.tigris_Pti1_mat1.1, whole genome shotgun sequence DNA region contains:
- the MRPL19 gene encoding 39S ribosomal protein L19, mitochondrial, with the protein MAASVAGACGAAGDLSRSFRAARALLPALASVTWRARVGPGRQQSTGPSEPGAFKPPPKPVIVDKRGPPRQERRFLSPEFIPPRGRTNPLKFQMERKDMLERRKILHIPEFYVGSILRVTTADPYASGKTSRFLGICIQRSGAGLGATFILRNTIEGQGVEICFELYNPRIQEIQVVKLEKRLDDSLLYLRDALPEYSTFDMNMKPVVQETSHDVPVNQLKVKMKPKPWSKRWERPKFNIKGIRFDLCLTEEQMKEAQKWSQPWLEFDMMREYDTSKIEAAIWDEIQASRKS; encoded by the exons ATGGCGGCCTCCGTTGCAGGGGCCTGCGGGGCCGCAGGGGACCTGTCTCGAAGTTTTCGAGCCGCCAGGGCGCTGCTTCCTGCGCTAGCCTCCGTCACCTGGC GGGCCCGCGTGGGGCCGGGCCGACAGCAGAGCACCGGACCTTCCGAGCCGGGCGCGTTCAAGCCGCCGCCGAAACCGGTCATTGTGGACAAGCGCGGTCCCCCTCGTCAGGAAAGGAG GTTCTTGAGTCCTGAATTTATTCCTCCAAGGGGAAGAACAAATCCTCTGAAATTtcagatggaaagaaaagatatgttagagaggagaaaaatacTCCACATTCCAGAGTTCTACGTTG GAAGCATACTTCGTGTTACGACAGCTGACCCATATGCCAGCGGAAAAACCAGCCGATTTCTAGGGATCTGTATCCAGAGATCAGGAGCAGGCCTTGGAGCTACTTTTATCCTTAGGAATACTATTGAAGGACAAG GTGTTGAGATTTGCTTTGAACTTTATAATCCTCGAATCCAAGAGATCCAAGTGGTCAAATTAGAGAAACGGCTGGACGATAGTTTGCTATACTTACGAGATGCCCTTCCTGAATATAGCACTTTTGATATGAATATGAAGCCAGTTGTACAAGAAACTAGCCACGACGTTCCTGTTAATCAG ctgaaagtaaaaatgaagccTAAGCCCTGGTCCAAACGCTGGGAACGtccaaaatttaatattaaaggAATCAGATTTGATCTTTGTTTGACTGAAGAGCAAATGAAAGAAGCTCAGAAGTGGAGTCAGCCGTGGCTTGAGTTTGATATGATGAGGGAATATGACACTTCAAAAATTGAAGCTGCAATATGGGATGAAATTCAAGCATCGAGAAAATCCTGA